A window of Flavobacterium flavigenum contains these coding sequences:
- a CDS encoding helix-turn-helix domain-containing protein — protein MNREPYSKISIDHFAKQLHVDVLTQTEGFIISRNSTKVQEHAIDFNHPHIVEGIALVFCKKGSGKIGINLIEYDVAENTLLLIMPQSIIQINEQSKNLRIEFLLFTFDFISTIKLPIPVGNIVKIIEEKTCWQLAPKQFKEFLLVHQLIVNQYQKQVLYREPIIRSFLSALLHQILQLYSSKNSNTVLEYKNRKEEIQMKFARLLYEHYKTQRSVQFYAEKLHLTPKYFSKIIMEVNGKSVLELIDEMVIMAAKALLKSSNLTVSQIADELNFANPSFFGTYFKKRTGFTPLLYREH, from the coding sequence ATGAATAGAGAACCCTATAGTAAAATCTCAATTGACCATTTTGCAAAACAGCTTCATGTAGATGTGCTGACCCAAACCGAAGGGTTCATTATTTCAAGAAATTCTACCAAGGTCCAAGAACATGCCATTGATTTCAATCATCCTCACATAGTGGAAGGGATAGCTTTGGTTTTTTGTAAAAAAGGGAGCGGTAAAATTGGTATAAACCTAATTGAATATGATGTAGCTGAAAATACACTGCTTCTGATAATGCCTCAGAGCATTATACAGATAAATGAACAAAGCAAAAACCTTAGGATAGAGTTCCTCTTATTCACATTCGACTTTATTTCAACTATTAAACTTCCCATACCAGTGGGAAATATTGTAAAAATAATAGAAGAAAAAACGTGCTGGCAATTAGCGCCCAAACAGTTTAAAGAATTTCTTTTAGTTCACCAACTGATTGTTAATCAGTATCAAAAACAAGTTTTGTACCGGGAACCTATTATTAGAAGTTTTTTGTCTGCACTGCTGCATCAAATATTACAGCTGTACTCTTCGAAAAACAGCAATACTGTTTTAGAATATAAAAACCGTAAAGAAGAAATTCAGATGAAGTTCGCAAGGCTGCTTTATGAACATTATAAAACTCAAAGAAGTGTTCAGTTTTATGCTGAAAAACTGCACTTAACACCTAAATATTTTTCTAAAATAATAATGGAAGTAAATGGAAAATCAGTACTGGAATTGATCGACGAAATGGTAATCATGGCTGCTAAGGCGCTTTTAAAAAGTTCTAATTTAACTGTATCACAGATTGCCGATGAGTTAAATTTTGCCAATCCGTCTTTTTTTGGAACCTACTTTAAAAAAAGAACAGGATTTACTCCCTTACTATATAGGGAACATTAG